From Quercus lobata isolate SW786 chromosome 11, ValleyOak3.0 Primary Assembly, whole genome shotgun sequence:
attaactttaattttaatttataatattatcaagattatattaatttagatttatcaattgtttagtacgttttttttaaataattatcaatttaaaattcaatttggaattgtcaatttaatttagttttatgaagaaatcttaccccttattttagtgagataattatttacacttgataatattttcttttatctttattgaatctattaaaatatataattatttatacatttattttataagttttttcataaaatcgTGCAATGCACGACCtataactagtatatatatatatataccttttaTGATACCTTAGTTTCACACAATATGCATcaattatataacttaaaaataaaatattaatttatttttattatctattccattatctaattttaaataaattaattttttaaaaaactatttacatatgaatttaGAATAAATCCTACGTCGCACGGCACAGGTATAATACtagtatatttttaaaatagcataacaggaaaaagaaaaagtaaatataaaaaaaataaaaagaaaaaccttttttCACTAAACGGCAACTCGTTTCATAATTGATATTCAACGAAGAGTTATTGCCACGTCACCATCTtcctctaaaaattaaattccttCTTGAGTCGAGTCGAGTCGAGCTCGTTATTATTACTTCCGATTGCTAAGAAGAAACTCTTAGAGTCTCTCAACCATCTCTCTTTGCCCCAGATCGATTCGAGGTAAGCTCTTTCTCAGATCAAATCTCAGCcgtctctctcttttatttccaTTTCTCacttcaatttctctctctgtttggtTCCCGAGAATTCGATAGaaaacattagaaaaaaaaataaagtgagaaaaCCGAAATTCTCTGTTTGGTTACTTTTTAGAATAAGCTCAGACTTTGATTTAGCTTCTGTTGGAGTGAGATTTCCTCAAACTCAGATCTAAgactccattttttttatatgtttcgTTAGTGATTGAATTAGTTTCTAGTGATTCtttctgtgatttttttttttttttggtacatgtGAATTTAGATTTGCAGATCTGAGATTGGCGTTGCATAGATCTCTTAAATATGTGTTaggctttgtttgtttcctaGGAAAATTTCTTTCATTGAGGCTCTGTATATGGAAATTGTACTGTGAGTCTAAGATCCCATTACCTGAAAATTGCAATGTTGCAATTCTCTCAATATTGTGAATAGTTGCACAGTACTCTGGGTTTGATTTGGAATTCCCAATTTGGTGTGTTGTGAAATCTGTTTCATTTGTGGGTTTATGGAATTGGTATTATTTGTAATAAATTCAATGATGAATAAAGAATTAGACAGCGGAATTGGAATGTGGGTTTCAATTCCAATTCAAAAATGCTtgagttgtgtgtgtgtgtgtgtttcattatattatttgggTTATTCTTGGTTGAACTTCTTATTTATAGTGTAAACcggatttttcattttgtaggtGCTTGATATAACCTTTATCGCTGCCTTTTTCAATTGGTGGTTTCTGGTTCTTATTTCTCAAGAAATCAAGATGGTAAAGGCTTTGACCTCTCTTGGTGTACTTTTCTCATATACTGTATATCTCATTGAATCTAGAAACTTTTGCTTGCATTGTATTATTTGGTCTATGTATTGGAATTGATACATTCAAGATTATGCAAGATTATACATGAAAGATCCTTTTTTGGCTCtcttttttgctagttttttccTTATCTTATGTTTGTATTCTGAATGAAATTGTGGGGTTTGAAATTAGTCATTTACAATAATTCAGTACTTGTTATGAGTCGAATCTCTTTACAGAACATTTCATTGGCGCTTTCTTGAATGTTGTTGAATTTTTGAATACCTGAATCTTGATGTTAATAAATATTTGTGTTGCCACAAAATTATGCATGATCTTTAATACCATGATTGATTGATAGTTGTGTGAGTTCATATAGTAATATTTGATCtggatttatcaaaaaagtaatgaaaaatTCATGATATACTGATAAAGGATACTTgaatgttttatttaattaaagtaGCCTTTTctgttaccaaaaaaatatatacttttttattttgttaaaattttatatgcaTGCTTCGTCCCCTAGAAGAGGGGGGAGGGGAAATTTGAATTAGTGACATTAGATTGATATTACTACCAGTATTGCAAGTGGTTGATTAAGCGTGCCATATCTGACCCTTATACAAACTCGAGATATTATCGATAAATAAACAGATtgaatgtgtatatatataatattcaagTTAGACATACTGTGTACAAAGGAAGGATGTCCAATTTTCTTTACTGCACTTTATATGTACAAATGTAATGCTCTAGTTcctttattgaaaataaaaggcaaaggcCACGTTACTgcagtttttatattttaagctTGCTCAATCCCAAGATATTAGCTTTTATCATTTATATCAACTATGTTCCAACATGGAGTGAGAAGTCATGAACTTGCTCTAATATCAATATGAGAAGTAGCCTGCTGTTATTttgatttctttacttgtttaattgtttgtgaTAGTGCTGCTAAATCACCTTTTATCTGTGATATAGGTTGTTCTTGCTGCTTCCATTGTAGGCAAGTCTGGGAAAGGTGAGTCTTTACTTGTTACTTACACttaacacattttttattttttacttatcaaaaaaaaaaatctcttaagttatattatggttttttgtttttttttatgacacTTTAAATATACATCTCCCCAATCATTCACATTGATTTATAATGTTTCTATGATGCATCTCATGAAACATTAGTAGAAGTAGTAAAAAAGGACATGACAATTAAGGAAGTATGCTCTGCGACGTGCAGCTAATCTGAGTGAAGTTCTCCTatgtcatcaaaaaaaaaaaataaaaaattaaggaaataatTGAGAGTATAACTTTGGACAAAATAGAATGGTAGAAAAGAATAGATGTGACTGACCCTGATTAGCCTGCTGAGCATTTATctttctacttttattttattaatgtttattcttacataattttattttttggcagtGCTGGTTTCTAGGCAGTTTGTGGATATGTCTCGTATTAGAATTGAGGGCCTTCTTGCAGCTTTTCCCAAGTTGGTAGGAACAGGAAAACAGCATACATATATTGAGACAGAAAATGTGCGCTATGTGTACCAGCCCATCGAGGCTTTGTACTTGCTGCTTgtgacaaacaaacaaagcaacATCCTTGAAGACTTGGAGACTTTGAGGATGCTCTCTAAGCTTGTATCCTTTTCTTGACGGTTTAATATTATCTTTCAATTTCCTAAAATTaaacttgtttgtttgtttgtttgtttttcttgtttgtttgttttttttgtttttgtttttttttttgtttttgttttttgttttttttgtttttttgtttttgttttttttttttttttgttttttttttttttttttttttttttttttttttaaattctaagaTTGCTTTCATCATTGCATGGATGTAGGGATTTGCTTCTCTTGATCCTTTTTTTGTGCCTGGCATGTTCATACCTCTCATTCCTTCACAAGTGTGTGAtgcatacctttttttttcccccttcatTTTAGGGACTGTTAGTTTCATCAATATAATTTGGCCCTTTCCCCATGGTTGCATTGATAGGCCACCCGTAGAAACCTAAACTTTCTAGATtgcccctaacatgaatatataatatttgaaatCATAAACAAATCTGTATCTGGGGAAAACTATCTTAgagaaaaataatgatattttgaGACTATTAATTACACTAGACCATTAGAGATCCTAAATGGTCCTTAATTGAATTTTGACCATTATTCTAGACTTATTTTCTCCCTGCATTTTATTTCCCTTGAGCCTTGTGtattttcatctcttccagcaTGCCACAGCAACTTCACTTCCAATTTTTACAATTTCAGAAGTGAGGTTTCTGTGGCATGCTGATTGCTTTTTAAGAAATTTACATCTGAGATGCTAATAAAATAGATTGATGTAAAAAATGTTGACAGAGGAGTTGAGTTTAttccttaaaaatattttaggtaCCTGAATATTCTTATTCTCTAGATGAAGAGGGTATATGCAAGACAGCTTTTGAGCTGATTTTTGCTTTTGATGAAGTCATCTCTCTTGGGCACAAGGAAAATGTAACTGTTGCACAGGTTAAGCAGTACTGTGAGATGGAGAGTCATGAAGAGAAGTTGCACAAGCTGGTATTGCAGAGCAAGATTAATGAAACTAAGGATGTTATGAAGCGCAAAGCCAGTGAGATTGACAAAAGCAAGGTAGGTTTTTTTCCTAATTATCTTCCTTctattaatttccttttttgattAGATCCGTCCCTTATAAGATTCTTGTACATATTCTGCAGATTGAGAAGGGCAGAGGTGATAAGGGAGGGTTTATGTCTTTACAGTCGATGGGCTCTGGAAGGATTGAGAATAACTTTAGTGATATGAGCATAtctggcggtggtggtggtggttttggaaGTGGTTCTGGGTTTGGATTGAGCACTGATATTGAATCCTTTTCTACCAAGTCAAAAGGTTTGTGCTTATTTGTCTGCATGAATTCTGCAAAAATGCCCCACTTTTTATCAGTTGGGGATGGTGTTGATGTGTGGTACATGCTTAAGTTTGTGTGGGTCACCTATCAGTATATGTTGTAAACAAGTAGGTCATACTTTGTTCATTTAAAATGGTAGGTATGCATTAACCTCTAGAAGCAAGGATTTTGATCCAAGTACATTTTTTCACTGTGATCTTAACGTTTCCATTGGCTTCTCTTTGTGATCTTAGGTCTACCTTTTCTGGAatcttttttatcattattttttttaggttggaTGCATATTTATGAGTTTAATTAGAATACTTCTGACAATGTCTTCCCCAATCCTTAGGCCGTCCACCTTCATCAGCAACTGCTCCTCCAAAAGGTTTTGGCATGCAGCTTGGTAAATCTCAAAAGACAAACCAGTTCTTGGAATCTTTGAAAGCAGAAGGCGAAGTCATTCTCGAGGATGTGCAGCCGAAAGCTAGTCAGTCCAGATCAGCTGCTCCACCTCTAACTGATCCCATCACTTTGACTGTTGAGGAGAAACTCAATGTGACACTGAAACGAGACGGTGGAGTCAGTAACTTTGATGTGCAGGGAACATTGGGTCTCCAAATTCTTAACCAAGAAGATGGGCATATCCAAGTTCAGgtactctgtgtgtgtgtgtctgtctCAGTGTTTGTGTGTTTATGGATGCCTGTGTTCATTATCTTAGTATTCTGTTACTGTAATATTATTGTTTGAACAAAGTTTGGCTCCAAAAATGTTTGGAGCTGTATTCTCCAACCCATTATGAGGCGATTTATAAGTCTATTTATGTGTATgttttaaacaagtcacatgactcattaaCAAAGTCATGTGACTAAAATTACACATGGATGGTCTCTTCAATAGCTACATAGTGAGTTGGGAAAAAAATAGCTCCGAACATGTTTTGAGCCAAATGTTTTCCTTATTGTTTATAGTGAAATTAACTTAAGCATGAAACTTCCTCAAATGACTAAAAGTAGAAACAATCACCAGTAATAGGAAATTGGGTAtacttttggtttgtattttaaACACTATATGGTCCTCATCATGAGAAACTTCTATAGTTGCATTTTATTTCCAGATGTTAATTTGTAATGTGTTTTCTGCTATATCTGTTTTAAGAATCTGTTTCTGGTGCATTATGTGAGCAATCAGTGGTCGGCATTACACTTTTTCTTCattgcatttatgttttttcATGCCTTATTTTACAGATTGAAACTGGTGGGAATCCAGGCATCCTTTTCAAAACGCATCCTAATATGAACAAAGAATTATTTtccaatgaaaatattttaggccTTAAGGACCCCAATAGGCCTTTCCCCACTGGTCAGAGTGGTGATGCAGGAGGTGTTGGTCTTTTGAAGTGGAGAATGCAAACCACAGATGAGTCGATTGTGCCATTGACGAGTGGGTTCAAATCTTACACTTTTCATCTTCTGTGTGTATTATTTGTGTTGTATGCTTTAAATCTTTACATGAATCGGTGTATGTTGCAGTCAACTGCTGGCCCTCTGTTTCTGGAAATGAAACTTATGTCAGCATTGAATATGAAGCTTCATCAGTGTTTGATCTGCGAAACGTTGTGATCTCGGTACCTCTTCCAGCTCTTCGGGAGGCACCTAATGTCAGACAGGTTGATGGTGAATGGAGGtgagaaattcaatttttttttaatagattattACTATAACTTATAGGTTATGGATTCCTTGACTAAAGGTTTCGTTGTCATCTAGTATTATGCGATGTGTGCCACGAGTTTGAATGCTATGAAATACTTGTAGGTTTTACAAGAATGttcaaaattcataattatGGTAGCAGAGATTTGATTGACATGAAATATTGTCCAATGCCAAAATCTTCTTTTGTTACATCagattgagaaaatattgttaaaattgtataattttttaatcattaggTGGATTCAAAACATTGTAacatatttattttcctttcctttatcTGCTATAATTACtttatgtttttcttcaaatgaAGCATCATGTATTCATTGCTTTTGACTTGCAGGTATGACTCAAGAAATTCCATTTTGGAATGGTCTGTACTTCTTATTGATGACTCAAACCGCAGGTCTGTAAACCTCGGATGCCTTTCTTCTCTTCAAAACTTCccatgttattaaaaaaaatccatgttaTGGATATCTTATATACTGGTACTTATGGTTTGTTCTATCTCATTATTGAATCATTGACAGTGGATCGATGGAATTTGTCGTTCCCCCAGCAGATTCATCTGTGTTTTTCCCCATTTCTGTGCAATTCTCAGCTACTAATACATTCAGTGACCTGAAGGTTTgcctttcctttttatttgatGTTCCGATTTGGTATGGTTTTAGTCATGGTCATTGCTACATCTGATCTTTTAGATGACCTTTTCTATTGGATCAATCTTAGTCAGTACACACTGGTAGGCCTTTGTAAAAGTACTTTGTATATAATTTGTCTGTTTTTATTTCATGAATCTCTGGTCTGATGCAAATATAAGGTTGAACCTCTTCTGAACTCTCTGagtgaaaattaaaagattcagtTTCTCTTTATCAAAGACCATCTTGCATCAGTGAAATTAGAACTATATGTAAATTCTTTGTTGCATGAAATTTCAACCTCAACATATATGTTCTCAATGAGTTTCTTGTAGATCTTTATTTTCAATGGTGCCATTATGAGAAATGGCACCATTTGCGTGGATAGCTTCGTTTTTTCATTTgctttttcatttctctttgaAGTACTATTTGGGGCAGTAGATATGTACTTTTAGATGCTATTAAGGAAAAGTTGGAGCCATATCTCCACAAAGTGTCTATGTATATATGCTAGtggttttcttttgatttgCTGATTTCATTACTGCCCATCACCTATTCTTCTTTACATTTGAGGCCCTTTATGaacttttcaaatataaattccTTGTGCAGGTTTTGAATGTCATCCCCATCAAGGGTGGAGCCCCTCCCAAGTTTGCTCAAAGGACACAGTTGATTACAGACAATTACCAAGTGGTGTGACATGTTTTTATATGTTACTGGATTATGAGTATTTCAGCAGTTTTCTTCCATTTTTGAGATCTGTGATGCTGGACTTGTTATTTTCACTGATATGAACCTCATTCTTCTCAATTTAGGATGCTTATGTGGGTTCTTTCTGGTTCCTACTTTCTCGGTTGTTGTATATGTGCGACTCATTCTGCATTCCAATTCTGTCAAGTCCAGATTCTGTGA
This genomic window contains:
- the LOC115968837 gene encoding coatomer subunit delta-like — protein: MVVLAASIVGKSGKVLVSRQFVDMSRIRIEGLLAAFPKLVGTGKQHTYIETENVRYVYQPIEALYLLLVTNKQSNILEDLETLRMLSKLVPEYSYSLDEEGICKTAFELIFAFDEVISLGHKENVTVAQVKQYCEMESHEEKLHKLVLQSKINETKDVMKRKASEIDKSKIEKGRGDKGGFMSLQSMGSGRIENNFSDMSISGGGGGGFGSGSGFGLSTDIESFSTKSKGRPPSSATAPPKGFGMQLGKSQKTNQFLESLKAEGEVILEDVQPKASQSRSAAPPLTDPITLTVEEKLNVTLKRDGGVSNFDVQGTLGLQILNQEDGHIQVQIETGGNPGILFKTHPNMNKELFSNENILGLKDPNRPFPTGQSGDAGGVGLLKWRMQTTDESIVPLTINCWPSVSGNETYVSIEYEASSVFDLRNVVISVPLPALREAPNVRQVDGEWRYDSRNSILEWSVLLIDDSNRSGSMEFVVPPADSSVFFPISVQFSATNTFSDLKVLNVIPIKGGAPPKFAQRTQLITDNYQVV